The proteins below come from a single Caulobacter segnis ATCC 21756 genomic window:
- a CDS encoding enoyl-CoA hydratase/isomerase family protein — MIHLSHPDPSIALVELDVAPANVLALSERARLLDAFAAIEADPVVRAVVLTGRNGAFCTGDDLAESLTRDVAAQTAAILNFLEMCDRIAACPQPVIAAIDGWCIGGGLELALAADIRLASDRASLACSAVRMGLTASAERLVKLIGESRAKVHLLTGAPFDAARALADGLVAEVHPAADLRDAALGMARTIASRGPLAVAATKRVASGVSKTVAEIPALAASADHAEARAAFIGKRAAVFEGR; from the coding sequence ATGATCCATCTGTCCCATCCCGACCCTTCGATCGCGCTCGTCGAGCTCGACGTCGCCCCCGCCAATGTCCTGGCCCTGTCCGAGCGCGCGCGGCTGCTCGACGCCTTCGCCGCGATCGAGGCCGATCCGGTGGTGCGGGCGGTGGTGCTGACGGGCCGCAACGGCGCCTTCTGCACCGGCGATGATCTCGCCGAGTCCCTGACCCGCGACGTCGCGGCCCAGACGGCGGCGATCCTGAACTTCCTTGAGATGTGCGACCGGATCGCGGCCTGCCCGCAGCCGGTGATCGCGGCGATCGACGGCTGGTGCATCGGCGGCGGGCTGGAGCTGGCGCTGGCCGCCGACATCCGCCTGGCCAGCGACCGCGCCAGCCTCGCGTGCTCTGCGGTCCGGATGGGCCTGACGGCCTCGGCCGAGCGGCTGGTCAAGCTGATCGGCGAGAGTCGCGCCAAGGTCCACCTGCTGACCGGCGCCCCGTTCGACGCGGCGCGGGCGCTGGCGGACGGGCTGGTGGCGGAGGTCCACCCGGCGGCGGATCTGCGGGACGCGGCCTTGGGCATGGCGCGGACGATCGCCTCGCGGGGACCGCTGGCCGTCGCGGCGACCAAGCGGGTGGCGTCGGGCGTGTCGAAGACCGTCGCCGAAATCCCGGCGCTGGCCGCCAGCGCCGATCACGCCGAGGCCCGCGCGGCCTTCATCGGCAAGCGCGCGGCGGTGTTCGAGGGGCGTTGA
- the ccrA gene encoding crotonyl-CoA carboxylase/reductase, whose translation MTTQTLAKTELKDLYEIGEIPPAFHVPKTMYAWSIRKERHGPPSTAMQVEVVPTWEIGEDEVLVLVMAAGVNYNGVWAALGEPISPLDGHKQPYHIAGSDASGIVWKVGAKVKRWKLGDEVVIHCNQDDGDDEECNGGDPMFSPSQRIWGYETPDGSFAQFCRVQSRQLLPRPKHLTWEEAACYTLTLATAYRMLFGHKPHELKPGQNVLVWGASGGLGVFATQLAAVAGANAIGVVSSEDKREFVLSMGAKAVLNRGDFNCWGQLPKVNGPEFNDYMKESRKFGKAIWQLTGNRDVDMVFEHPGEQTFPVSVFLVKRGGMVVICAGTSGFNLTMDARFLWMRQKRVQGSHFANLMQASAANQLVIDRRVDPCLSEVFPWNDIPAAHEKMLANKHLPGNMAVLVSAQRPGLRTFEEVQELSGGL comes from the coding sequence ATGACGACGCAGACGCTGGCGAAGACCGAGCTGAAGGACCTGTACGAGATCGGTGAGATCCCGCCGGCCTTCCACGTGCCGAAAACCATGTACGCCTGGAGCATCCGCAAGGAGCGCCACGGCCCGCCGTCCACGGCCATGCAGGTCGAGGTGGTTCCCACCTGGGAGATCGGCGAGGACGAGGTGCTGGTCCTCGTGATGGCCGCGGGCGTCAACTACAACGGCGTCTGGGCCGCGCTCGGCGAGCCGATCAGCCCGCTGGACGGCCACAAGCAGCCCTACCACATCGCCGGGTCCGACGCCTCGGGCATCGTCTGGAAGGTCGGCGCCAAGGTGAAGCGCTGGAAGCTGGGCGACGAGGTCGTCATCCACTGCAATCAGGACGACGGCGACGACGAGGAGTGCAACGGCGGCGACCCGATGTTCTCGCCCAGCCAGCGGATCTGGGGCTACGAGACGCCGGATGGCAGCTTCGCCCAGTTCTGCCGCGTCCAGTCCCGACAATTGCTGCCGCGTCCCAAGCACCTGACCTGGGAAGAGGCCGCCTGCTACACCCTCACCCTCGCCACCGCCTACCGCATGCTGTTCGGCCACAAGCCGCACGAGCTGAAGCCCGGCCAGAACGTGCTGGTGTGGGGCGCGTCCGGCGGTCTGGGCGTCTTCGCCACCCAGCTGGCCGCCGTCGCCGGCGCCAACGCCATCGGCGTGGTCTCCTCCGAGGACAAGCGCGAGTTCGTGCTGTCGATGGGCGCCAAGGCGGTGCTGAACCGGGGCGACTTCAACTGCTGGGGCCAGCTGCCCAAGGTCAACGGCCCCGAGTTCAACGACTACATGAAGGAAAGCCGCAAGTTCGGTAAGGCCATCTGGCAGCTCACCGGCAATCGCGACGTCGACATGGTGTTCGAGCACCCGGGCGAGCAGACGTTCCCGGTCTCGGTCTTTCTGGTCAAGCGCGGCGGCATGGTCGTGATCTGCGCCGGCACCAGCGGCTTCAACCTGACCATGGACGCCCGCTTCCTGTGGATGCGCCAGAAGCGCGTGCAAGGGTCCCACTTCGCCAACCTGATGCAGGCCAGCGCCGCCAACCAGCTGGTCATCGACCGCCGCGTCGACCCGTGCCTGTCGGAAGTCTTCCCCTGGAACGACATCCCGGCCGCCCACGAGAAGATGCTGGCCAACAAGCACCTGCCCGGCAACATGGCCGTGCTCGTCAGCGCCCAACGCCCGGGTCTCCGGACCTTCGAGGAGGTGCAGGAGCTGAGCGGCGGGCTGTAG
- a CDS encoding DUF418 domain-containing protein, producing MAKDRIVLLDALRGLAILGIFLCNIPLVFAPEIVAESIPFWPHGQSPASLTVWWVTQVFFQQKFYTLFGLLFGASILLVGGEGGDRDRTVMIVKRLLALLAIGLFHGFVIWQGDVLWTYASVGLIALLVRGWSARRLLTAGILIHLGINGWQFWRQLSRAAQFATPLPPQVVARVTREAQAETLAFTGDFTSSLARTGHNYWEFVSSSWQRVPTWPLIVLGLILMGMGLFKSGLLKGQSAPTVYKALVAVGLSAQALVAAVMTLFLVVPSHPGGLGGLAHWMQSVTAPVVSLGYLGLLVLAANAKVWRTIPALLAPVGQMAFTNYIFESLVMTTLAFGGRGPVLYGKLDRPALAAIVVATWAFQILASRWWLKRFSMGPLEWVWRLAYRGPTPLRRKVA from the coding sequence ATGGCGAAGGATCGGATCGTCCTGTTGGACGCGCTGCGGGGCCTGGCGATCCTGGGCATCTTCCTGTGCAACATCCCGCTGGTCTTCGCGCCCGAGATCGTCGCCGAGAGCATACCGTTCTGGCCGCACGGCCAATCCCCGGCCAGCCTGACGGTCTGGTGGGTCACACAGGTGTTCTTCCAGCAGAAGTTCTACACGCTGTTTGGCCTGCTGTTCGGCGCCTCGATCCTGCTGGTCGGCGGCGAGGGCGGCGACCGCGATCGCACGGTGATGATCGTCAAGCGCCTGCTGGCGTTGCTGGCGATCGGCCTCTTCCACGGCTTCGTCATCTGGCAGGGTGACGTGCTGTGGACCTACGCCTCGGTGGGCCTGATCGCCCTTTTGGTGCGGGGCTGGAGCGCGCGCCGCCTGCTGACGGCGGGGATCCTCATCCACCTGGGGATCAACGGCTGGCAGTTCTGGCGGCAACTCAGCCGCGCCGCGCAGTTCGCCACGCCCTTGCCGCCCCAGGTCGTCGCCCGCGTCACGCGGGAGGCCCAGGCCGAAACCCTCGCCTTCACCGGCGATTTCACCAGCTCGCTGGCCCGCACCGGCCATAACTATTGGGAGTTCGTCAGCAGTTCGTGGCAACGCGTCCCAACCTGGCCGCTGATCGTGCTGGGTCTGATCCTGATGGGCATGGGTCTGTTCAAGTCAGGCCTGCTGAAGGGCCAGTCCGCGCCAACCGTCTACAAGGCGCTGGTGGCCGTGGGGCTTTCAGCCCAGGCGCTGGTGGCGGCGGTCATGACGCTGTTCCTGGTCGTTCCCTCGCACCCCGGCGGCCTGGGCGGCCTGGCCCACTGGATGCAGAGCGTCACCGCGCCCGTCGTCAGCCTCGGCTATCTGGGCCTGCTGGTCCTGGCGGCGAACGCCAAGGTCTGGCGGACGATCCCCGCCCTTCTGGCGCCGGTCGGCCAGATGGCCTTCACCAACTACATCTTCGAGTCGCTGGTCATGACGACCCTGGCCTTCGGCGGCCGGGGCCCCGTGCTCTACGGGAAGCTGGACCGCCCGGCCTTGGCCGCCATCGTCGTCGCCACCTGGGCCTTCCAGATCCTGGCCTCGCGTTGGTGGCTGAAGCGCTTTTCCATGGGCCCGCTGGAATGGGTCTGGCGCCTGGCCTATCGCGGCCCGACGCCGTTGCGGCGCAAGGTCGCCTGA